Proteins co-encoded in one Cinclus cinclus chromosome 17, bCinCin1.1, whole genome shotgun sequence genomic window:
- the CHCHD10 gene encoding coiled-coil-helix-coiled-coil-helix domain-containing protein 10, mitochondrial isoform X2 — protein sequence MARGSRSVSRPAAAPAPASPAPAAPAPAAQPAQPGLMAQMASTAAGVAVGSAVGHVVGSAITGVFSGGSSEPAKAAAPAQEPRPVMQQSPYGPCHYEMKQFLECATNQRDLTLCEGFNEALKQCKYSNGVSSLL from the exons ATGGCGCGCGGTAGCAGGAGCGTGTCCCGGCCCGCCGCCGCACCGGCGCCCGCCAG CCCGGCCCCAGCGGCCCCGGCTCCAGCGGCGCAGCCGGCGCAGCCCGGGCTGATGGCGCAGATGGCGAGCACGGCGGCCGGCGTGGCCGTAGGTTCCGCCGTGGGACATGTCGTGGGCAGCGCCATCACCGGCGTCTTCAGCGGTGGCTCCTCCGAGCCGGCTAAGGCGGCGGCGCCCGCCCAG GAGCCCCGGCCCGTGATGCAGCAGTCGCCGTACGGACCCTGCCACTATGAGATGAAGCAGTTCCTGGAATGCGCTACCAATCAGAGAGACCTGACCCTGTGCGAGGGCTTCAACGAGGCTCTGAAGCAGTGCAAGTACAGCAATG GTGTTTCTTCTCTCCTGTGA
- the CHCHD10 gene encoding coiled-coil-helix-coiled-coil-helix domain-containing protein 10, mitochondrial isoform X1, which yields MARGSRSVSRPAAAPAPARYRGSAPPAPAAPAPAAQPAQPGLMAQMASTAAGVAVGSAVGHVVGSAITGVFSGGSSEPAKAAAPAQPRPVMQQSPYGPCHYEMKQFLECATNQRDLTLCEGFNEALKQCKYSNASRAQPVLTQPQSVFVLPGQSARLFCTLSPQYNISQFGISWYQQRPGHSLRYLLYYNSERDKHKAAKTPDRFSATKDLASNACILTIASACQDDNGTYYCSLSPAFKWL from the exons ATGGCGCGCGGTAGCAGGAGCGTGTCCCGGCCCGCCGCCGCACCGGCGCCCGCCAGGTACCGGGGATCGGCTCC CCCGGCCCCAGCGGCCCCGGCTCCAGCGGCGCAGCCGGCGCAGCCCGGGCTGATGGCGCAGATGGCGAGCACGGCGGCCGGCGTGGCCGTAGGTTCCGCCGTGGGACATGTCGTGGGCAGCGCCATCACCGGCGTCTTCAGCGGTGGCTCCTCCGAGCCGGCTAAGGCGGCGGCGCCCGCCCAG CCCCGGCCCGTGATGCAGCAGTCGCCGTACGGACCCTGCCACTATGAGATGAAGCAGTTCCTGGAATGCGCTACCAATCAGAGAGACCTGACCCTGTGCGAGGGCTTCAACGAGGCTCTGAAGCAGTGCAAGTACAGCAATG CTTCCAGGGCTCAGCCTGTGCTGACGCAGCCACAGTCGGTGTTTGTGCTGCCTGGGCAGAGCGCTCGGCTGTTCTGCACCCTGAGCCCCCAGTACAACATCAGCCAGTTCGGCATCTCCTGGTACCAGCAGCGCCCAGGCCACTCCCTCAGGTATCTGCTCTATTACAACTCCGAGCGAGACAAGCACAAGGCTGCCAAGACTCCTGACCGCTTCTCGGCCACCAAAGACCTGGCCAGCAATGCCTGCATCCTCACCATTGCATCTGCCTGTCAGGACGACAATGGCACCTACTACTGCTCCCTGTCACCTGCATTCAAATGGCTCTAA
- the SPRING1 gene encoding SREBP regulating gene protein isoform X2: MLPCGAVLWRRLLRKRWVLGVVFGLSLVYFITSTFKQQHLLERFLNRAAIAFQNLFMAVEDHFELCLAKCRTSSQSVQHENTYRDPIAKYCYGEYPPELLPV; this comes from the exons ATGCTGCCCTGCGGGGCCGTGCTCTGGCGGAGGCTGCTCAGGAAGCGATGGGTCCTCGGCGTCGTCTTTGGGCTCTCGCTCGTTTATTTCATCACCAGTACCTTCAAGCAG CAACATCTCCTGGAGCGGTTCTTGAACCGGGCAGCGATTGCTTTCCAAAACCTCTTCATGGCAGTGGAAGATCACTTTGAGCTGTGTCTGGCCAAATGCAGGACTTCATCACAG AGCGTGCAGCATGAGAACACCTACAGAGACCCAATTGCCAAATACTGCTATGGCGAGTACCccccagagctcctgcctgTTTGA
- the SPRING1 gene encoding SREBP regulating gene protein isoform X1, producing the protein MLPCGAVLWRRLLRKRWVLGVVFGLSLVYFITSTFKQEERMVRDRNLLQVQEHEQPIMWKVKFSSGNSSQLSNQCRNSVQGKLLITDELGYICERKDLQVNGCCNGNVPSTKLYSCDSCMPNGCCSIYEYCVSCCLQPSKQHLLERFLNRAAIAFQNLFMAVEDHFELCLAKCRTSSQSVQHENTYRDPIAKYCYGEYPPELLPV; encoded by the exons ATGCTGCCCTGCGGGGCCGTGCTCTGGCGGAGGCTGCTCAGGAAGCGATGGGTCCTCGGCGTCGTCTTTGGGCTCTCGCTCGTTTATTTCATCACCAGTACCTTCAAGCAG GAAGAGAGGATGGTGAGAGATCGGAATCTCCTCCAAGTGCAGGAGCATGAGCAGCCCATCATGTGGAAGGTGAAGTTCAGCTCGGGGAACAGCAGCCAGCTGAGCAACCAGTGCAGGAACTCTGTGCAGGGGAAGCTCCTCATTACAGATGAACTGG GCTACATCTGTGAGAGGAAGGACCTGCAGGTGAATGGCTGCTGCAATGGGAACGTGCCCAGCACGAAGCTCTACAGCTGTGACAGCTGCATGCCCAATGGCTGCTGCAGCATCTACGAGTACTGCgtgtcctgctgcctgcagcccagCAAG CAACATCTCCTGGAGCGGTTCTTGAACCGGGCAGCGATTGCTTTCCAAAACCTCTTCATGGCAGTGGAAGATCACTTTGAGCTGTGTCTGGCCAAATGCAGGACTTCATCACAG AGCGTGCAGCATGAGAACACCTACAGAGACCCAATTGCCAAATACTGCTATGGCGAGTACCccccagagctcctgcctgTTTGA
- the SPRING1 gene encoding SREBP regulating gene protein isoform X3 — MLPCGAVLWRRLLRKRWVLGVVFGLSLVYFITSTFKQSVQHENTYRDPIAKYCYGEYPPELLPV; from the exons ATGCTGCCCTGCGGGGCCGTGCTCTGGCGGAGGCTGCTCAGGAAGCGATGGGTCCTCGGCGTCGTCTTTGGGCTCTCGCTCGTTTATTTCATCACCAGTACCTTCAAGCAG AGCGTGCAGCATGAGAACACCTACAGAGACCCAATTGCCAAATACTGCTATGGCGAGTACCccccagagctcctgcctgTTTGA